A region from the Candidatus Electrothrix scaldis genome encodes:
- a CDS encoding prephenate dehydratase domain-containing protein, with protein MRRPPVMSETTAEHTMCLGTLGPEQSHAWQAAIGYAPQADIKLYPHSGALLDAFLSREVEQVVVPIYNTRQGENKQYFRLFEQVKEGYWLDNIVLPSNLSLGVFAPDVQADELEVLLGKRAVFRQCEEYICGGFPNAALTTVHDLKQAVGRIQGQGLRNHGVIATAELLSALGLHIIEREVAPHNRTRYAVLGRELPKPTGYDATAFITGALDDRVGLLVDILGEFSRQGINILDMSSENDVKSQKLQIYIEAEGHIEDRAMQDAVTAIEERIIGQRNRMRLLGCFPRVDMRPKYISSFGFIGTGAMSAWFADRLEHEGYQALMTGRSTELRPEEMIPQVDVVVICVPISFTAETIRQYGPLIEDGKALILLAGESETTIDTALEVTGQGVEVMLVHNLWGPQAATMKDKNAIVVRTGRSGRFCSEFEAFLYKHGASIYQDSATKHDLLMGIGQKLPTVISVALAMTLEENGITAEDLASHCTLTSLYPILAMARVHSQNPRTYAEIMSTSGESRKIVHDFAQYLHQVVSIADQGNQEGIQELCRVMEQNGEHLTEPFLRNRMEQAKAVDEVLGAII; from the coding sequence TTGAGACGACCACCTGTTATGTCCGAAACAACAGCAGAACACACGATGTGCCTCGGTACCCTTGGTCCCGAGCAATCCCATGCCTGGCAGGCAGCCATCGGCTATGCGCCTCAGGCGGATATCAAACTCTATCCGCACTCTGGAGCCCTTCTGGATGCCTTTTTGTCCCGAGAGGTGGAACAGGTTGTTGTTCCGATATATAACACCCGCCAAGGAGAGAATAAGCAGTACTTCCGCCTCTTCGAGCAGGTGAAAGAAGGGTATTGGCTGGATAATATCGTCCTGCCCTCCAACCTCTCCCTGGGTGTCTTTGCCCCGGATGTGCAGGCTGATGAGCTTGAGGTGCTGTTGGGTAAACGGGCAGTGTTTCGCCAATGCGAAGAGTATATCTGCGGTGGTTTTCCCAATGCTGCGCTGACCACAGTACATGACCTGAAACAGGCTGTTGGACGAATCCAGGGGCAGGGGCTGAGGAATCACGGCGTCATTGCCACAGCAGAGCTGCTGAGTGCCCTGGGCCTGCATATCATTGAGCGGGAGGTTGCCCCCCATAATCGCACCCGTTATGCCGTCCTGGGGCGTGAGCTCCCCAAGCCCACCGGCTATGACGCCACCGCCTTTATCACCGGGGCCCTTGATGATCGGGTCGGGCTGCTGGTGGATATACTTGGTGAGTTCTCCCGCCAGGGCATTAACATCCTGGATATGAGCTCGGAAAACGATGTGAAGTCCCAGAAGCTGCAAATCTATATTGAAGCGGAAGGGCATATCGAAGACCGGGCCATGCAGGATGCTGTGACCGCTATAGAGGAGCGGATTATCGGCCAGCGTAACCGCATGCGCCTGCTCGGTTGTTTCCCTCGGGTGGATATGCGGCCAAAGTATATCAGCTCCTTTGGCTTTATCGGTACTGGGGCCATGAGTGCCTGGTTTGCTGATCGCTTGGAGCATGAGGGCTATCAAGCCCTGATGACCGGCCGCAGCACCGAACTTCGGCCTGAGGAGATGATCCCTCAGGTGGACGTGGTGGTGATCTGTGTTCCCATCTCCTTTACAGCGGAAACCATCCGGCAATATGGGCCGTTGATTGAGGATGGTAAGGCCCTGATCCTACTGGCCGGTGAGTCAGAGACCACAATTGATACTGCCTTGGAAGTAACAGGGCAGGGAGTCGAGGTGATGCTGGTGCATAATCTCTGGGGGCCGCAGGCTGCAACCATGAAGGATAAAAACGCCATTGTGGTGCGCACAGGCCGTAGCGGGCGCTTCTGCTCCGAGTTCGAGGCCTTTCTCTATAAACACGGGGCAAGTATTTATCAGGACTCTGCAACCAAGCATGATCTGCTGATGGGAATAGGGCAGAAGCTGCCCACCGTCATTTCCGTGGCCCTGGCCATGACCCTGGAGGAAAACGGCATCACGGCGGAAGACCTGGCCTCCCATTGCACCCTGACCTCACTGTATCCCATCCTGGCTATGGCTCGGGTGCATTCCCAGAATCCGAGAACCTATGCCGAGATCATGTCCACCTCTGGAGAAAGCCGTAAGATTGTCCATGACTTTGCTCAATACCTGCATCAGGTGGTTTCCATCGCAGATCAGGGGAACCAGGAAGGAATTCAGGAATTATGTAGAGTCATGGAGCAAAACGGTGAACATCTGACCGAGCCTTTTCTCCGCAACCGTATGGAGCAGGCCAAGGCTGTGGATGAGGTGCTCGGTGCGATTATTTAA
- a CDS encoding zinc ribbon domain-containing protein: MLKRALAYLDEKHTCPHCKTELTLCHAPPMHVGDGLGWGSEFLFICLNDECSLFVNGWEHIENQYGHVGSYRHMELPDSKESYNMMVAGKAAFTGSIVDVEALKQQNARYQSEKEAVAKLDTCVEAKDLEPVLFLLTDNAANISDRKRAASLLVDLNDLSCIEVLRNHNFTDTHLEQDINLAINKILANHFLRECPYCAELIKARAKVCKHCSKELS, from the coding sequence ATGTTGAAACGAGCGCTTGCTTATCTTGATGAAAAGCACACCTGTCCCCATTGTAAGACTGAATTGACCCTCTGCCATGCGCCGCCCATGCATGTGGGAGATGGGCTTGGTTGGGGCTCAGAGTTCCTGTTTATCTGCCTGAATGATGAGTGTTCTTTGTTTGTTAATGGCTGGGAACACATAGAAAATCAGTACGGACATGTGGGCTCGTACCGTCACATGGAGCTTCCCGATAGTAAGGAAAGCTATAATATGATGGTTGCGGGGAAAGCCGCCTTTACCGGAAGTATTGTGGATGTGGAGGCCCTGAAACAACAGAATGCCCGCTATCAATCAGAGAAAGAGGCTGTTGCCAAGCTGGATACCTGCGTTGAGGCCAAGGACTTGGAGCCGGTACTCTTTCTGCTTACCGATAATGCAGCCAATATCAGTGACAGGAAACGGGCAGCTTCTTTATTGGTTGACCTCAATGATCTCTCCTGTATTGAGGTCTTGCGGAATCATAATTTTACTGATACCCATTTGGAGCAGGATATCAATCTGGCAATTAATAAGATTTTGGCTAACCATTTTCTCCGTGAATGCCCTTACTGTGCGGAGCTGATTAAGGCTCGGGCCAAGGTCTGCAAACATTGCAGTAAAGAACTTAGCTGA
- a CDS encoding alcohol dehydrogenase catalytic domain-containing protein, whose protein sequence is MKAAVVYGADDIRIEDYADPVAGPGEVVVATKVAGICGKDVKTMLGEGLTEKLPAILGQDISGEISSIGEGVVGFSVGDPVAVYPMAVCGQCYYCRQKRYNLCEKSLGIGHGLDGAFAEYVRVPKEILNVGGLIKLDDEISFEDAVMAEPLSCTFAAARANRMKEGQTVLVIGGGSMGLMHLKTAKWSGCEVIVADIVDTRLAMAGQMGADHLINSETGNLHDEVMRITEGRGADVVIISIGIPDVIEDCLKLVARGGVCNIFGAAPDTEVKIDPRWLHHQEITLTGTYASTPADFKKCLQLIKEEAIIVSDLVSHRFTLDTFDEAVESAKSLEMVRGIITFGEMVSVSF, encoded by the coding sequence ATGAAAGCTGCTGTTGTTTACGGTGCCGATGATATCCGTATTGAAGATTATGCAGATCCGGTTGCCGGTCCAGGCGAAGTTGTTGTTGCAACAAAAGTTGCTGGAATTTGCGGAAAAGATGTGAAAACCATGCTCGGCGAGGGGTTGACTGAAAAACTCCCTGCCATCCTTGGTCAGGATATATCAGGAGAAATCAGTTCCATTGGTGAAGGCGTTGTGGGGTTTTCCGTCGGGGACCCAGTTGCAGTGTATCCTATGGCTGTCTGTGGACAATGTTATTACTGTCGTCAAAAACGCTATAATCTCTGCGAAAAGTCCTTAGGGATTGGGCATGGCCTGGACGGAGCCTTTGCCGAATACGTACGCGTTCCCAAAGAAATATTGAATGTCGGGGGGCTGATTAAACTTGATGATGAGATTTCTTTTGAAGATGCCGTGATGGCAGAGCCTCTTTCCTGTACCTTTGCCGCAGCTCGGGCAAATCGGATGAAGGAAGGGCAGACGGTGCTGGTGATCGGCGGTGGATCTATGGGTCTGATGCATCTGAAAACAGCCAAATGGTCCGGATGCGAAGTCATCGTTGCTGATATCGTTGATACCCGTTTAGCAATGGCCGGGCAAATGGGAGCGGATCATCTGATTAACTCGGAAACGGGTAATCTCCATGATGAGGTGATGCGTATCACTGAGGGCAGAGGAGCTGATGTGGTTATTATCTCCATCGGCATTCCTGATGTGATTGAAGATTGCCTGAAGCTGGTTGCCCGAGGTGGCGTGTGCAATATATTCGGGGCTGCTCCAGACACAGAGGTGAAGATTGACCCTCGTTGGCTTCATCATCAGGAAATCACCCTGACAGGAACCTACGCATCGACACCGGCTGACTTTAAAAAATGTCTTCAATTGATTAAGGAAGAGGCTATTATTGTCTCCGATCTGGTTTCTCATCGCTTTACCCTTGATACCTTTGACGAAGCTGTGGAAAGTGCCAAAAGCCTGGAGATGGTTCGAGGGATCATTACCTTTGGGGAGATGGTTTCTGTTTCATTTTAG
- a CDS encoding MraY family glycosyltransferase yields MLTLLFVFVAACLTALVFTPFIRQFALHFDLTDKPSARKMHSEKIPRVGGVVLFIGSFLPFLFLLLVQKYSPTAQNFFSDISLSCFATGAVLIFLLGLLDDVRELSFSIKIVGQLLVALFVYSCGVQITEVTTPFGPNFSIGILSLPVTVFWFLLVINAINLIDGLDGLAAGICLFVSLSMLFVCIVNGRLGASLVFAALAGVLIGFLRYNFHPASIFMGDSGSYFLGYCLAALSIGGTMKGQVATAMLIPVIALGIPLIDTLWAPIRRFISGQRVFRPDNKHIHHRLVKLGFTHRRAVLTLYTLSVVLGICSMLLVHAQNDTSAFILFVLGIGLVALLRYLSDSNLFNIHNVASWARDLTDEAGITIQRRLFLQHQQKIAAAPDSETLWESICLSLDMLGFDYAEFHFVEQQAAVTKMGRSRCRFSWAAKNDDVPPSPQESLLRIELPIHQLLPNKTVACNYGTLLLMKDMRHSATEPYLLKRVEQLRRSMVTALEKI; encoded by the coding sequence ATGCTCACTCTCCTGTTTGTTTTTGTTGCAGCCTGCCTGACGGCTTTGGTGTTCACCCCCTTCATTCGTCAATTTGCTCTTCATTTTGACCTGACAGATAAACCGTCAGCTCGAAAAATGCACAGTGAAAAAATTCCTCGAGTCGGCGGGGTTGTGCTCTTTATTGGCTCTTTTCTTCCCTTTCTTTTTCTCCTTCTTGTCCAAAAATACAGCCCCACAGCGCAGAATTTTTTTTCTGATATCAGTCTGTCGTGTTTTGCTACTGGTGCAGTCCTTATTTTTCTCCTCGGCCTCTTAGACGACGTACGAGAGCTGAGTTTTTCTATTAAAATAGTGGGGCAACTGCTGGTCGCTCTTTTTGTTTATTCCTGCGGAGTTCAGATTACGGAGGTAACAACTCCATTTGGTCCGAATTTTTCTATAGGAATCCTCTCATTACCTGTCACTGTTTTTTGGTTCCTCCTGGTCATTAACGCGATTAATTTGATAGACGGACTGGATGGTTTGGCTGCAGGAATCTGTCTTTTTGTGTCACTTTCAATGCTCTTTGTCTGTATAGTAAATGGACGACTCGGAGCTTCCCTGGTCTTTGCTGCCTTAGCTGGTGTTCTGATTGGTTTCCTGCGTTATAATTTTCATCCAGCCTCTATCTTTATGGGGGACAGTGGGAGCTATTTTCTTGGCTATTGTCTGGCTGCTCTCAGCATTGGAGGAACAATGAAGGGACAGGTCGCTACGGCCATGTTGATTCCTGTTATTGCCCTGGGCATTCCCTTGATAGATACATTATGGGCACCGATTCGCCGTTTTATTAGCGGTCAGCGCGTTTTTCGACCGGACAATAAGCATATTCACCATAGATTAGTTAAGCTCGGCTTTACCCACCGGAGAGCAGTATTGACTCTCTATACGTTGTCGGTCGTCTTAGGTATTTGTTCCATGCTTCTTGTCCATGCCCAGAATGATACGTCAGCATTTATTCTTTTTGTGCTCGGTATAGGGCTGGTCGCTTTGCTGCGCTATCTAAGTGACTCCAATCTATTTAATATCCACAATGTTGCTTCATGGGCCCGCGACCTGACCGATGAGGCCGGGATCACTATTCAACGACGTCTTTTTTTACAGCATCAGCAAAAGATTGCTGCTGCTCCTGACTCTGAAACGCTCTGGGAATCTATTTGCCTGTCTCTGGATATGCTGGGATTTGATTATGCAGAATTTCATTTTGTTGAGCAACAGGCAGCTGTCACAAAAATGGGGCGTTCTCGATGTCGATTTAGCTGGGCGGCAAAGAATGACGATGTTCCTCCCTCTCCCCAGGAAAGTCTTCTCAGGATTGAGCTTCCTATTCATCAGTTACTACCTAATAAAACTGTAGCTTGTAATTACGGGACCTTGCTGCTTATGAAAGATATGCGCCACAGCGCGACTGAGCCGTATCTCTTGAAAAGGGTAGAACAGTTACGAAGAAGCATGGTGACGGCCTTAGAAAAAATCTGA